From the genome of Lytechinus pictus isolate F3 Inbred chromosome 4, Lp3.0, whole genome shotgun sequence:
CGCTTACAAAATCTTGCGTGATTTTGAAAACCGcttacccgggcgtcgcaaatttggtctcaaaagatgcgcaaaaCTTAACAtgaaaaagtcagtgagcggcgcggTCAAGAAATTATGCACAgtgaaaatattgcgcgaatcgttgagccccccccccccctcccccgcctaGATAGGGCTAAagccattttcttttctttttaagaacCTACCTGAATACGAATATACTTGTTACGTATAAGGTCAATGTTGACATCAAGAATTCAATGAAaagtctttattttcattttaaaatgacaCTTCCATTGCTTATTCAGAGTGTAATAATAAATTGATAGCATTTATGAATAGCACATATGTACTGCACTAGAAAAAACATCAGTTTTTTTCCAGTTTGGAGATGTGTGTTTATACATGGTGTACAGGCCTGTATATGAAGTAGTAAAGGTCATAGTCATTAGATTTTGTGTTCTGAATCTAAGTGGAGAAATTTTGATAGCTTATACAGATGCAAATCAAAACACCAGATATTCAATTAATTAACAACAATGCGACATTTCAAATGCTACATCAGTCACTGTCTGGCTGTTTAGTGTGATTGGAGATGGGTTACAGGTGCAGAGGAGGGGGTTAAAGGTCCCAGTCAGCTTTTGATAAACAAAAGTATCAAAATGTCGATGGAAGCAAGATTCTATACTTAAAATGAGAATTTTCCAAGACCCCCTTCTTTAGCATTTTGAGGTATAAATTCCCCTGAGCCTGCGTGTATAAGTGTTTCCTTCACTCATGCGGGGTCAACCTTGTGGAATTTACAGTTTAAACACCCAGATATCATTGACCTTCAAGGGCAACCTAGAGACATACCtaagagtgtttttttttttaaagacacatTTAATCTTTCAAATTTCGAACCTGTAATTTATTTTTGCTGCTGTTGGCGTTGTTGTAAATATCTTGTGAAGCACCTTGAGTATCTAATAAAGATGAAATGTGTGCCATATAAATCTAATGTTCTGTATTATTACTATCAGTCGTAGACGTTAATTGGATTTTATCGTTGTTGAAAAACACATCTGTCTAGTACTCAATTATTCTCTTATTTGATTTTCTGTCATTAATGCATTAGTAAATAAATCATTCTGGGGGAGTAGGGATGGGATGGAGACAGGTTGCTATTCTGATTGGGTTGGAGTGCTGCCCGTTTACTTACCTCATGACCTTGAGGAGACCTCATAGCCTAGACTATCACTGCCTCTCATGCAATGTGATGAAGGAATGAAAGCCAATTTGTCAGGTGAGTATTTAATGGGATAAGAACATGGGACTGATAACATGGTATATTTAGAAGGGGATATAATaggattggggggggggataagatGTATAACAGGGGCGGTTGGGGGTAAGACCCCTCTACTAACCTCATAACCTTTGAGTGACCTGACGGCTTCTACTACTGCTGCCGATGCGATGTGCTGAAGGAATGGAAGTTTATCTGCCAGGTGTGTCTTCAATGGGATGCGAACGTGAAGAGAGAACATAGCACAGCCTATGGGAGCTAACCACCGGTTACCACCACGCCCTGTTGGAGTTTTAGAGAAAACATTTAATCTATTTGTACCAAACACCTTAGGAAGTATTCTCATAGCATTGATTCAGTTAACCCTAGGATACATGAAACTACAATTTCATGGAATGCCAGTTGTCAACTCATTAAAACCAAATTACAAATAAGTTAATTCTACttgttttttaaaaacaaaatgaagagaaaaagacAATTCAAACATATGATTAATTCCGATGAGTTTTTTTGgcacattatcatttttttcttaaaagttGACTAAGGAAGATTAAACCTAGCATTCCATAGAAAAGTGGTCAAAAATTCTTGTTTCATCTGATGTTAAACCGAGGTTTAATTATCACAATACCTCACTTTGTGTTGTCCAGAAAGAGAACAATCTTCTTTCATATCAACAAACTTACCATTATTTATTGTCTGAACTTAATTTCCCTCTGTTATATGTAGAATAGACATCACAAAAATAAACCATGTATTATTGATAAAGCTGAACTTCAAACTTTGGTTACCTTTCGTTAGAAACATTCTGCAAATTGAAAGCAAATTTTATGAGCTCAAAATACCTTTTCCACCAGTCATTCTTGTTGCTATACAAACACATCCAATATTGTCTGGAACTTTGAACATaaatctgaaagagaaaaaaaacaaacacacacaatataaTGGGAATGACATTTTTAACTTGTAATAACTAGTCCATAATGACAGATTTAATATTAATCTTAAAGATACAGTACTCACTTATTCCAAAGAAACCAGCCTCACACAACAAAAGTACTATAGCCAGTAATTGTCATCATGTGTAATTCCCTTTACAAAACACGATTTTGCAAATTCACTACCATAAGTGCTATGAATGATTTCCTGAATGCATAAATGGTAAACCTATGTCAATAGAACTTGCTATAGCACAATTtcttgacaataaaaaaataaatgcaattgCAAATGTTGTGACACGAGCAGACTTGCAGCTTCACAAATTTAAAACCACGCTgctcaaaatactttttttctgattttgatctTAAAATTGGATTGTGATGATCTTTTATAAAAGTTTAACAATGAAAAAGCTTTGTAAAATTCCCAGACCTGTTACAAAGGTTATGAATCAATGGTTGATTTACTTAAGTTATGCATGATTTAACGAATGACTGGAACGTACTTAAGTCTGCTTCATAGAGATAGATATCATTTAGCAAATGAACAAGAACCTGTCGTGCATAGATGATGCTTAACTTGCTTTATTTACAAGAGAGAAACAATGGGAACAATAGTCTCACCCATCAAACACGTCCATCGTTGTTGGCAACACCTCTGCATACAGGACCACATTACCCAGAATCCTCGTCTGGAGATTGTTACGATAAACATCAAAGTTGAAGAGCGACCCCATGGGTAAGCTCTTGCGCCCTATGACGACTGGTAGGAGGGACGGGCTGACGTGTTTGATCCCAGATGGATCATAGATGAAATGAAGAGAGACGGGCGAGCCTCGTAGGATAGGGGATGCATCTTTCTGGCTTGATATTGATTTGAGGAAACGTTCATTTGCCTGGAGGAAGGAACAAGAAGAAAATTAAACAGGTTCAAAGTGAGGTACAACGgtttaatgattttgattgtcAAACCACAGCACTGAATTATAAAGCATCTCAGAGTTTTAAGAACGATGCTATATAATAAAGATTCATGAATCTCATTTTCTCGGTCTAATTTTGTATATGACTCTCACTCACTTAATCGCTTCTCATCCTCAGTTATCCTGAACCTATTCCCACAGTTAAATCATAGATCTCTGGCTAATCTTCTCACTCCCACATGTTTTTATGTTAAACGTAATTGACATGTACTctaaatataataaaacatgAGGCTAAAATATGCATCTCATCACGACTCTAGCTGGAATAGTGGGAATCCAACCCATGATACTTTCATTACTCGTCAATACACGCATAcactctcactctctttcttgCAGTACAGATTCATGTATCTATGTCTGTATCCCTCCTCCCACTCCCTCTCGCCCTCCATCCCATATCTACAAGTCACATTGCAGTGCATACCCACTCCCTCATCTAACGGGCAAGCCTGCAGCCTGCTCAACAGATACCAGTATATAATTGATAGTGACAATCTGGTGATCTTTCTTCCCGTCTGTTCTCTCAAATGAACACAACTTTGATCCAGAGAAACAGCCCTTGAGCGGCAGAGTTATAGATGAACAAAGTCAAAAGAGCTGATCTGTCACAAGTGAGGTAATAACAAACATGCCCCTAAGCAAGGACTATGGAACAGAATCAATCTAATCCCATTTTGATCAATTCTGTCACCTTTAAAAGAAAACATCTTAATCATTTGCAGGAAACaaacttgacaaaaataacCTCAAGAAAGATTATAATCATGTAAGACTCAAATATAAGCACAAATATGAAGTTGCTTTCTCTCTGCCTCTTTTGCGGAAAATGGATGAGGAGACTCAAACCATGAATTCATATGCTTCCTACCATAAAATACTTTATGTTTGCATAGAATTgcttttattaatttattgctgtaatttcaatatctttAAATTCCTTTTAAGCTGTaaatgttattgttatcattttcataaacattatcatcactatcctaatcaatttcatcaaataatcaaatcccatcataattataattacacTAAAAACATGTACCAAAACAACTATCAAACTTCATACAGCTAATCCTACCAAATTTATAAGGGAATACAGATGCTTAGAATGGCTTCAAAATACTTAAAAGCTGTACAATCAATAGTGTTTATTACTGAGCAGTTTATATCTTCCTATTTATgtcaaaggaaaaaaatggtaaatatAAATagttactttttaaaaattctgtTTTTACAATTTCTCAAACATTGAGTAGCACGGGAGGCATTAATTAACTTGTACTCTGTAggcaaatcaacattttcaaaaCTAAGCataaattatatcataatttcatcaaacaaaaggcaaagaaaaaaatacattctaCAACCCGTGTAATAAAATAAAGCATGACACATATACGTCATCTGaatctcattttgttttcagttACAGAATGTTATCTCAGATTGTCAATGCCATCTACTCATGTCACCTAAACAACCCTTCAAGACAATGTACGCCAGCCATTAATAGCAACATGTCATTGCTGTTGGACGCCCTACTGATACTGAGCACGCAAGTCCCCTGGGCTGGAAGGATGACATTTGTATTCCACCTGTCTAGGGGCACCTAGAGAGTACTCCTGAGAGCAGAGATTGGTCTCTATCAGCCAACGTTTATTCCATGTTGACGTTGTTGCCCAATCAGCTCTCaaagaaaacattttagtttctatAGAACTTGACTCTCTTAgcccaaagggggggggggggggtgcttcgtGGATTTCAGTGATTTTGCTTGAGTATGACTTGGAATCTTAGCATCTTATGGGCACAGGGTCTTGGGAGACATCGTGAATTGGTTTGAACATTATACCCAATTATCCTGAGCTAAAAATTCACTGTATCTTCAAAAGGAAGCTCACCCTGACAATTACTTGGTTTTGATAAAGCAGTTCAATTACTTATAGTATTGGATAATGTTTGACaataatccatcaaagaataagaaagtgTTCAcatgtttgaatttgaatttgcaaGCAGCTGCACCATAAGTCAtgtaatatgaattcaatatggttcatgactaaaaacatttcctCACAGTTgtgggtatatacatgtagtgataAATCTGATGCTTAATTGAATATAACTCGGTGAAACCAAtttaaattttctgagaaaTGTTACTTCACAAAATCAAATCTTTGGAAATTTACAGCTTTACGATAGATTTTCTATCAAACCTTCACTGATGtcttctttttctgtttcattttttaaaataaaattttcatatcAGGATGAACTACCCAAAAAACTGCATCATCACTACAATCTCATGAAAGCTTATTATTGTAGAATAAATAGCCAGATCAAAAGCTGCAAGATAATGAGATAACTCAGGCTGGTGAGAACAGACCCAATGACTGGGAGATAGTGAAGAGGCATCGTCTAGTGAACAGAGGTCAAATTCAATCAATTTAATTTGCATTGATTCATTCCCCTAGCATGGTGCCTCTGACCATGGCATTGTATCTACTGTATCTCAATAACACCTTAACACCTTCGTGTGTAGGAGTCCAAGGATTAGGAGGCATGCTTGAATGAAACTCGAGACCACATTTATATATGCATGAATTCATTTCATCCGAGGCACACTCTACATGCATGTCTTTCACGAATTTAAATTCTGACTTGGAGGGAAGATTTAAACAAATATCCTCAATCGCTTTTTCAGTACTTTTTTTCCAggaaaaattcatttcatttccactAGGTTATCCTCTTTGATCGGCTCACCCACTTCTCTTCAATagtaaaaatggaaaaggaCCCTTTTACTTCTATATTTGATAAAATGGAACTAAAACTTATTCCATCATCCCAAGGCAGTTTCTACATGTATGGGCTCAAAAGACATGTACTTAGCTTCTACACTTTTTTCTGCATTGTCTGCAGGTATCAAGCTTTGTTATCATAAAGTTTTGCAAACTCCTCTCCACAACCTTTTCACCTTTCAAAGTGTGTTTTCTTTAGATGCCTTCATTAATCCTTTCACACCACAGGCTATTATTCAAtctaatgattttattttgtgcTGGTATCTCTTAACAGAACCTCAGTGGTCCAAATGAGATGACAATCTAGCAAGCACATTTCACGAATGAGTGATATCATCACATCAATTCAAAGGATATGGATGCATCTCCTAAAAGCTTCATAAAATGTTCCATTTCCAAGCTTAACTGGTACTCTACACTATCACCCAAAATACTGAAGTGTTGATGGCACATTTTGAATCATTTAAAAGCTTTTAATGTCAGGATGCTTTGAATAATAACTGTCAATGCAATATATTAGTCTAAATAGCACTAcagtgtgtataaaaaaaacggtacagatttgaaaagtctataaaatgattgattgaaattatgatgtctatattttagcgttaataggtgctctgaagtcttatctttcaaataccattaaaaaaatagttttgttcatgcttgagcgaacaaggaatgtttttgtctggggttaaaaaggaggcttgcgccaaaatggcataaaatgataaatatgatgatcggactccttgctaatcagcagacttcctcttaacattttcattctctttgccataattttcgaattatgcggtcaaaattcattttcaaatctgtttatttgcttgaattgttctgttccTGTTAccttttaatatgttctcttttagctttgaatattccttctttaagcaaaaacttttttttttcaaccgaagtatgggagagcgtgtatttaaaaaaaaaatcctttcacTGTTTGCTACagaggttatggtgcctttgaacagtgaCATGCAGATGGGCGGCGGCTCGGGGGTGCCCCCAccccttcaataaaaaaaagtgaaaaggaaagatagaaagcgaatatattatgtcaaaatctatcacaaaattggatattctaataaaaaagtggaaatttttgcttgctcgcttcgctcgctcacattTTTCTTGATACATTTTATCcaatctgccatatctagctccttcaaaattgactcaatacatcATTGCTATTGGGAGACATGAATCCTtacctgtttgtcctgtcaagcacataattaaacttggtcaaggaatcaataaccccCTGAGAATAggattcatatttttaaagataccATAACTTAATTCGTTTCACattataaaatgatttgaataattacaagttttcccaatcaataatgtaaatcttcttgcttgggttgacaaaaagtcttcttttcttacttatgaaggaaaattcaaaggtaaaagaagtttaaatgaaaaaaaaataattcaagtaaataaataaatttgtaaatgaaatttgacagtatAATTCGAAAATcgtggcaaagataatgaaaaggttaagaggaagtctgctgattagcatgaagtctgatcatcaaatttctcatttctgccattttggcgcaagcctctttttgaacccccttCAAAAAcgttccgtgttcgctcaagcatgaacaaaattatttttttaatggcatttcaaagataagatttcagagcatctattaacatcaaaatatagatgtcataatttgaaacaaattttgaatagacttttcaaaactgtcccgttttttttatacggaCTGTATATGGCAGGAAATGCATTTATAAAGTGGTATGTTAAGATGtgacctgtttttttttttattaaacttaTCAACCTCTGATTGATTCATtattctttctatctctcttcaACTTTGTGTTTATCTCCCCCTCTCCACCCTCCCTAGCTTTATCCCCCATGACCTGGCCATGGatgattatctattgttactgggggtgctgcgaCAACACTCAGCATCaccagtaacaatagaataatcctccgtggacagGGCCCTGATCCCCCCACCTTAATACCTCTCTACCCCTTCCATCCCCTGGttaatttccaattcgtctaatgccaattcatccaattgccaactcgtctacaaccacttggtctatcatcagttcgaatactcaccacatggtcattttcatttagtctaatgtcattccatcaaatagccagttggtccaatagccatttagtccatataccatttggtctaattaaacaagagtgttaattgtgcaaaatgaatgaaaagaaaatgggtattagaccaactggttattagacgaagtagtaatagacgaaatggtgattaaacgaagtgattattggaccaaatggttgttagatgaaatcttgatggatggaatggcattagactagatgaaggtagaccatgattgtggtgagtggatgagttggcagtggacgaattggcaatttacccatcCCCTCACTCATTCTCAACCAATTTCTCCCTCTACACTTTACACAACCTGatgtttttaattattcattctAGATTCAATGCCATATTTTCTTCCTCAATTTCAATGTCATAAATCTAAAAgcataaataaaacatgaagtACACAAAGACATGATTTAAGTTCAGGGTGATGAATCTCTGAATTTCCCTGTAATATAACTCTGAgccactaggtggtttcaaaccgcctcgatcacaaaaatccccgttaaattacgagaacttttttaggctaaaaaatacccattaattattcctgcattcacactgccccgaaacatacccttcgggataagttcctgaagttacaagCATGCGCaatatggtctgataagcaggcaaggcgcgagattcaaaatcactagctcagcagccacccacggcgcccgcgcccaactacacgccgggctaaaagttcccgttaattactttcacattgccaaaatacatGCGATCTTGGAAAAATCCTCgcgaaagttcttgtaattttgacaagtacctactatttagtgggtattttctttcgggaaGATTAcacataatttgctttcacattgccaatattacatagtattttctgatcggggtaaatttcccgatcagaaaatacctggaactgacgaacttcagggcggtctgaaaccacctactgacATTCAGATTTCATCAGAAAAGAGAATTTCCTCAGGGTATTTCACCTCTGCTAAATGTATGTCATCCTATTAATTACTACTCGTCTGGGCAAAACAGTACAATGCTGGAGTAAAAGCTAACCTACTTCAATTGAACTTTAATTATTCCTTGAGGGTAACATGTGGACACAAGTTTTAGGAGAAAACAGCTATAAAGCAAATTTATGGCATGCCAAGTTCCATAATATTTATCATCAGCTGGTGAATAATAGATTAGGATCAAGAAGATCATTTGGAATTCACAGCAATTTTAATCTGTTGAAGACTGGCttcgcatatatatatatatatatatgaaagcTTGGATCTATGGAAAATGTATGTTGTTATAGCATACCGGTAATCAACTACACTCCAACAGTTTAACCCTTAATAAACTGGGGGGgagggtcaatttgacccctcctcaacaaattttgtcactacgccgttgcacgaaattttttgaccgcgccgctcgctgactttttactttcaagtcttgcgcatcttttgagaccaaatttgcaacgCCCAGGTACGCAtttctgaaattacgcaacattttataagtgcatgtcagacccgaaaTTGCTTAAAAAACGTGATACCACGTACAAAGCCaatacaaattgtgtttttcaaccaaaaatcataaatgtatgattattcttacttttgttgatttaaatagatttattttatgctatttaagATCGCAAAAAGGTCCCCGACAAAATTcatcagaaaaaaacaaaggtttgaaaaaacatagaaatacataagaattgaaaaaataataaaatacataagaaattaattatatttttgcaatttttttgtaggtatttgttagaaatgtaattattgatactcccaccaaaaaatagcattctcaTAGCTCTATCAATTGAgctaaaggcaaaaacatacacacaaaaaaaaattagggcaaatttcatacgcttatttgcattaatgattaataaaaaatttaaacaattgatttttgaaaattttactacatgtatacagtcttgtagtttacatccggctaTACGCGCATGCCAATTTTTGAGACGATCGCGCAATCAGtggccgagatctgagggggggtcaaattgacccccccccccagtatattctggtccgaaatagcccagtttaGATAGGGTTAATACTAGTTCAAAGTGGCCGTTTTTCAAAACAAAGATTAGTGTGCCTTAAAAATTTATAttgtatgaaacaaaatatctCACTCATGGCTATAGGCTAAGTGCAAGTGCACGTCCTTGTAACACATTatcataaagttttttttagCATGATTTTTATTAAGTCAAAAttaattctttgaaaaataGTCTGCATGCATCACACATTTGAAGTCATTACTCTCTCTGGCATGGTATTTTTTTCTGAGATACTTCATAAGGCATTCAAGGATCAATTTATCATATCCAGGGATGACCTTTTAAAACAAACTGCAGTACAgtgtattttgaggaatgaaaaaaaaaaccccacagtAATGCCAATTTTCTGCAATAGACATTgtgtaaaatatacaatttggGGGGGAAAGTATTTTTATGaaaccaagttttttttttctataataaaAATGAGTGTAAAATACTGCCAACAAGGAACAGGTGGCATCTGTGcataatgatatacatgtatagtatacCCTACAAATGTTtacataataatgaattaagaGTATGAATGAGGAGTGGAATAATTGTTAGGGGTCTTTACCTGATTGATGCCTAGCAGATATGCTGGTGTGAGCTGGATGATGTGTTGACTGGTAGTCTTAGAGCTAATACAAGCCAGACCCAATCTAACCAACATGTCTATTGCCATGTCCTCTTGAGTACCCTCAAGGTGACCTTCTGGAAAGCATATCTACAGAGATGAATAAAAATGGagtttttatttgatatacaaaatacattacaatataaaataaaggaattgtgaaaaaaaaaattataatgaatgtGATCAAAAATCAACTCACAGCCAATTTTAGTTATCTTTTTGAAATGTATTGCTACTGATCTAAGTCAATATCTTTATTTATGGGAAAAGTAAATGAATTCTCATATTAAGACAAACattattgaaaatgattaaTACATATTTCCTTTATCTGAACAAGGGTTGGTGTAGACATAGTTgccagggttcccagcttttcaagaaaacaaaattccctgatttttcaatgatgaatttcaaaaattcccagataattatttaaacccattcccagtttcacATGTTTTCTAAGTTATTGAAGTGGataacatgtattttcagtataaaaacaataatgtacaataagtaccaccataaccagtcattcaatggatgttgttttgatatgcaacaaaatataacagtctgactgactaccgagcttttgacttttgggctgatcaaaattccctgattttccctgattttaggggtttttaaatcaaaatttccagatttttccctgactagaaaaaagtaaaataatttcccctgatttccctgatgggctgggaaccctggttGCGGTCAAATGCAACTTGATTTTAACCAATGAAATGCATGTATTAGagacttgtgtttattattttcattgagaCACAAATCTTCCTGCAATGAGCCCCAGATTCCCCTAAGTAACAAtaattttccttaatttttttccaaaaatgcAAAGAATGACTTACTTGTGAGAATATTGCCATTCCTCCTTTGGACTTCTCTGATGCCTTCACAACCATAGGTAGTATCCTGTCCTGAGCCAAGATGCTAACCTCAGTGTTCTTATCACCCTCCCCGTCATTCACATGGAGCCTCCCAGGCCCACTCAAACCCTGCACTCTGTATGGCTGAGACTTTACAATACCCTGATAGGTTGCTTCCACTTCCTTCTCTGTAGGGGCACCAACCTGGAAGCTCACATCCCCGAGGGACAATGGGAGTCCAAAATTCAGAATGCGTCCCCCATTCTTAAAGTGGGAGACAAACCTGGAAGTGGCTTCGTCAGGAAGATTACCTTCCCCTGCGAGGACCATCAAGGCGCAATTGTCCGACCATGGCTGCGATAACGTGCTTGGTTTCAGGAGATAAATGACATATTTGTCATGTTCAAGGCAATGTTGTAGGGCTGCTTGCACTGCAGCAAACACCTCATCCTCAGTCTCAGATCCTGTATATACAAGAATGTTTGGAGGTTTGCTATCATTCATCATACTCCTTGCATGATGTCTGTCATCTCTGTGCTTCCCAGACTTTGACAACTTCCCGATTCCGTTGGACAGGTTGCCACTGTCATCACCAACCTGGAAGAA
Proteins encoded in this window:
- the LOC129259703 gene encoding biotin--protein ligase-like; this translates as MRQVSTQSYFMLTLREQLLLRQHNEVRYLYQRLCLEQVPPDRVVKFSELTNPLAWRSGEPFGILVQATKENFSRIGTAYLEGYLELDDGLLVNQLLTVEVKGQPFNLVDSRLKMGESPSGTMTPPIPASPHKGGKPQLFRQPQHQSLRRKHSSEFLRKMEEQKLKSSGSWSSTADGSEDSPNVSESPATDGVFFQVGDDSGNLSNGIGKLSKSGKHRDDRHHARSMMNDSKPPNILVYTGSETEDEVFAAVQAALQHCLEHDKYVIYLLKPSTLSQPWSDNCALMVLAGEGNLPDEATSRFVSHFKNGGRILNFGLPLSLGDVSFQVGAPTEKEVEATYQGIVKSQPYRVQGLSGPGRLHVNDGEGDKNTEVSILAQDRILPMVVKASEKSKGGMAIFSQICFPEGHLEGTQEDMAIDMLVRLGLACISSKTTSQHIIQLTPAYLLGINQANERFLKSISSQKDASPILRGSPVSLHFIYDPSGIKHVSPSLLPVVIGRKSLPMGSLFNFDVYRNNLQTRILGNVVLYAEVLPTTMDVFDGFMFKVPDNIGCVCIATRMTGGKGRGGNRWLAPIGCAMFSLHVRIPLKTHLADKLPFLQHIASAAVVEAVRSLKGYEDFDLRLKWPNDIYYGNKQKLGGVIVNSSCLDGVFHAIIGIGVNVSNSVPTTCINDLIHKHNEEKRTSLNPVTMEMVIARSITEMEKMINAFQEKGVESFLPVYYRRWLHSDAKIRLESANGDEVTITGLDNSGFLQVKKTDGSILSVQPDGNTFDMLKNLISMKSSKH